In a single window of the Acinetobacter tibetensis genome:
- a CDS encoding metallophosphoesterase family protein, producing MLLHLSDLHFGTERPECLTAIQRFCREQQPELVVVSGDLTQRARYREFFHCKQFLDSLNCPYLVVPGNHDIPLYHVWDRIFNPFTRYQLFFGNMEMTLETEHFYVIGVNSIRRRYHTRGHISLEQIQLIDQILQRAPEHKIKIIAAHQPFYASPEDPHDIKDCPVLGRMALEVWSKSGLKALLHGHLHQSAVFDLNYLYHLNVGHPVLDIHAGTATSYRLHHALSNSFNVIDAQADVRHYQFSLQHLEFELV from the coding sequence TTGTCGTGAACAACAGCCCGAACTGGTAGTAGTGAGCGGGGATTTAACCCAACGTGCGCGCTATAGAGAATTTTTTCACTGTAAACAGTTCCTCGACAGCCTAAACTGCCCCTACTTGGTGGTGCCAGGTAACCATGATATTCCGCTGTACCATGTTTGGGATCGTATTTTTAATCCTTTTACGCGCTACCAATTGTTTTTTGGTAATATGGAAATGACCTTGGAAACTGAGCACTTTTATGTGATTGGGGTCAATAGTATCCGCCGTCGTTACCATACGCGCGGACATATTTCTTTAGAGCAAATTCAACTGATTGATCAAATATTACAGCGTGCACCAGAGCACAAAATAAAAATTATTGCAGCACATCAGCCTTTTTATGCATCGCCAGAAGATCCGCATGACATTAAAGATTGTCCTGTACTTGGACGTATGGCATTAGAAGTTTGGAGTAAAAGTGGTTTAAAGGCACTGCTGCATGGTCATTTGCATCAGTCAGCGGTATTCGATTTAAATTACTTATACCATTTAAATGTTGGGCATCCTGTGTTGGATATTCATGCGGGAACAGCAACGTCTTATCGTTTACACCATGCTTTAAGCAATAGTTTTAATGTGATTGATGCGCAAGCAGATGTGCGACATTATCAATTTAGCCTTCAACATTTAGAGTTTGAATTGGTATAA